Proteins encoded together in one Polaribacter reichenbachii window:
- the scpA gene encoding methylmalonyl-CoA mutase — MSRKDVSKIKLKISELDEQNLTRKHEDFIAGIAPNLRGPYSTMYVRRSWTIRQYAGFSTAEESNAFYRRNLEAGQKGLSVAFDLATHRGYDSDHERVQGDVGKAGVAIDSVEDMKVLFDKIPLDKMSVSMTMNGAVLPILAFYIVAAEEQGVAPELLSGTIQNDILKEFMVRNTYIYPPSPSMKIIADIFKYTSKNMPKFNSISISGYHMQEAGSTAEIELAYTLADGLEYIKKGIEAGLDIDTFVPRLSFFWAIGMNHFTEIAKMRAARMLWAKIVKKFNPKNTKSLALRTHCQTSGWSLTAQDPFNNVARTTIEAMAAAFGGTQSLHTNALDEAIALPTDFSARIARNTQIYLQQETHITKTVDPWAGSYHLEKLTEDIANKAWNLIQEVEDLGGMTKAIEKGIPKLRIEEAAAKKQAKIDSGQDVIVGVNKYQLKKEDPLHILEVDNEAVRKSQIERLNQLKTSRNTAEVKKSLVNLTNAANSKKGNLLDLAVKAAKNRATLGEISDALEKVFGRHKAVTKTISGVYSKEIKDDKLFKKASEFADKFADLEGRRPRILIAKLGQDGHDRGAKVVATAYADLGFDVDIGPLFQTPKEAAKQAVENDVHILGISSLAAGHKTLVPQVIAELKKYGREDIMVIVGGVIPAQDYQYLFDAGAVGVYGPGTKIAQAAIDLLEILIDSVAE; from the coding sequence ATGAGTAGAAAAGATGTGTCCAAAATAAAGTTAAAAATTTCTGAGTTAGATGAGCAAAACCTAACTCGAAAACACGAAGATTTTATAGCAGGAATCGCACCAAACTTAAGAGGTCCATATTCTACGATGTACGTTCGTAGATCTTGGACAATAAGACAATATGCAGGTTTTTCTACTGCAGAAGAAAGCAATGCTTTTTACAGAAGAAATCTAGAAGCAGGCCAAAAAGGATTATCTGTTGCTTTCGATTTAGCCACACACAGAGGTTACGATTCAGATCACGAACGTGTACAAGGTGATGTTGGTAAAGCTGGAGTTGCCATAGATTCTGTAGAAGACATGAAAGTTTTATTTGATAAAATTCCTTTAGATAAAATGTCGGTTTCTATGACAATGAATGGAGCCGTTTTGCCCATTTTAGCTTTCTATATTGTTGCGGCAGAAGAACAAGGTGTTGCCCCAGAATTATTATCAGGAACGATTCAAAATGATATTTTAAAGGAATTTATGGTGCGTAATACCTACATCTATCCTCCTTCTCCATCAATGAAAATTATTGCTGATATTTTTAAATATACCAGTAAAAATATGCCAAAATTTAATTCGATTTCTATTTCTGGTTATCATATGCAAGAAGCAGGTTCAACTGCAGAAATTGAATTAGCTTACACTTTAGCAGACGGATTAGAATACATAAAAAAAGGAATTGAAGCTGGTTTAGATATTGATACTTTTGTGCCAAGATTGTCTTTCTTTTGGGCAATTGGTATGAATCATTTTACAGAAATTGCTAAAATGAGAGCAGCTAGAATGTTGTGGGCTAAAATTGTAAAAAAATTCAATCCTAAAAACACAAAATCATTAGCTTTAAGAACGCATTGCCAAACAAGTGGTTGGTCTTTAACAGCACAAGACCCTTTTAATAATGTAGCCAGAACAACTATAGAAGCAATGGCTGCTGCTTTTGGAGGCACACAAAGTTTACATACTAATGCTTTAGATGAAGCGATTGCTTTACCTACAGATTTTTCAGCAAGAATTGCAAGAAATACTCAAATCTATTTACAACAAGAAACCCATATTACAAAAACTGTAGATCCTTGGGCTGGTAGTTATCACTTAGAAAAACTTACGGAGGATATTGCCAACAAAGCTTGGAACCTGATTCAAGAAGTAGAAGATTTAGGTGGAATGACCAAAGCCATTGAAAAAGGAATTCCGAAATTAAGAATTGAAGAAGCTGCTGCTAAAAAACAAGCAAAAATAGATAGTGGTCAAGATGTAATTGTAGGTGTAAACAAATATCAACTAAAAAAAGAAGATCCTTTACATATTTTAGAAGTAGATAATGAAGCTGTTCGTAAATCACAAATTGAAAGACTAAATCAATTAAAAACCAGTAGAAATACCGCTGAAGTAAAAAAATCTTTAGTAAATTTAACCAATGCAGCAAATTCAAAAAAAGGTAACCTTTTAGATTTAGCCGTAAAAGCAGCAAAAAACAGAGCCACATTAGGCGAAATTTCTGATGCTCTAGAAAAAGTTTTTGGCAGACATAAAGCAGTTACTAAAACCATATCTGGTGTGTATAGTAAAGAAATAAAAGACGATAAACTATTTAAAAAAGCATCTGAATTCGCAGATAAATTTGCAGATTTAGAAGGTAGAAGACCACGAATTCTAATTGCTAAATTAGGACAAGATGGTCATGATAGAGGCGCAAAAGTTGTTGCTACTGCTTATGCTGATTTAGGTTTTGATGTTGATATTGGCCCTTTATTTCAAACACCAAAAGAAGCTGCAAAACAAGCTGTAGAAAATGATGTACATATTTTAGGAATTTCTTCTTTAGCTGCTGGTCATAAAACATTAGTACCACAAGTAATTGCAGAGTTAAAAAAATATGGCAGAGAAGATATTATGGTTATTGTGGGTGGAGTAATTCCTGCACAAGATTATCAATATTTATTCGATGCTGGTGCTGTAGGTGTTTATGGTCCAGGAACAAAAATAGCACAAGCAGCTATTGATTTACTAGAAATTTTGATTGATAGTGTTGCTGAATAG
- a CDS encoding methylmalonyl-CoA mutase subunit beta, whose product MSNFLFDEFNPLPAKAWKQKIQVDLKGADYNETLLWHTDEGVIVKPFYTKEDRKNTKIKVPKKGFNICQAIFIDDEKIANSLAIDALQRGANSIQFKATKTFDYKTVLNSIDIENTSIYFNFSFLNADFQIELANFCSSQNTFFQTDIIGNLAEQGNWFTNLKADHNQLEKIVENTDNCISISGDLYQNAGANITQQLAYTLAHANEYLNHFRGYFADKIHFNFAVGSNYFFEIAKLRAFRILWESLLNEYAIKDVETHIFTQPSLRNKTLYDYNVNMLRTTSESMSAILGGSNTISNVSYDEIYHKSNEFGERIARNQLLILQQESYLSEAQNFADGAYYIDSITHQLAQNALTLFKLIEKSGGFLKQLKAGIIQKKINESAAKEEEKFNAKEIVLLGTNLQVNSTDEMKSELELYPFIKQRHIKTLITPIVRKRLSETVEKQRLDNE is encoded by the coding sequence ATGAGTAACTTTCTTTTTGATGAATTTAATCCCTTACCTGCAAAAGCTTGGAAACAAAAAATTCAAGTAGATTTAAAAGGTGCAGATTATAACGAAACTTTACTTTGGCATACAGATGAAGGTGTTATTGTAAAACCTTTTTACACCAAAGAAGATAGAAAAAACACAAAAATAAAGGTACCCAAAAAAGGCTTTAATATTTGTCAAGCAATATTTATTGATGATGAAAAAATAGCCAACTCTTTAGCTATTGATGCTTTACAAAGAGGCGCAAATTCCATTCAATTTAAAGCTACAAAAACTTTCGATTATAAAACAGTTTTAAACTCTATTGATATAGAAAACACCAGCATTTATTTTAATTTTTCTTTCTTAAATGCTGATTTTCAAATTGAATTAGCAAATTTCTGTAGTTCACAAAACACATTTTTTCAAACGGATATTATTGGCAATTTAGCTGAACAAGGCAATTGGTTTACAAACCTAAAAGCAGACCATAATCAATTAGAAAAAATAGTAGAAAATACTGATAATTGTATTTCCATTTCTGGGGATTTGTATCAGAATGCAGGGGCAAATATTACACAACAATTAGCGTACACTTTAGCACACGCTAACGAATATTTAAATCATTTTAGAGGTTATTTTGCAGATAAAATACATTTTAATTTTGCTGTGGGTAGCAATTACTTTTTCGAGATTGCAAAATTAAGAGCTTTTCGTATTTTATGGGAATCACTTTTAAATGAGTATGCTATAAAAGATGTAGAAACTCATATTTTTACACAACCTAGTTTACGTAACAAAACTTTATATGATTATAATGTAAATATGTTACGAACTACATCAGAAAGTATGAGTGCAATTTTAGGTGGCTCAAACACAATTTCTAATGTTTCTTATGATGAAATTTACCATAAATCAAATGAATTTGGCGAAAGAATTGCTAGAAATCAACTCTTAATTTTACAACAAGAAAGTTACTTATCAGAAGCTCAAAATTTTGCTGATGGTGCTTATTATATAGATTCAATAACGCATCAATTAGCGCAAAATGCCTTGACACTTTTTAAGCTAATAGAAAAATCTGGCGGATTTTTAAAACAGCTAAAAGCAGGCATCATTCAAAAGAAAATTAATGAAAGTGCTGCAAAAGAAGAAGAGAAATTCAATGCTAAAGAAATTGTTTTATTAGGTACAAACTTACAAGTAAATTCTACTGATGAAATGAAATCAGAATTAGAATTGTATCCTTTTATCAAACAAAGACATATAAAAACATTAATCACTCCAATTGTTAGAAAACGTCTTTCTGAAACAGTTGAAAAACAACGTTTAGACAATGAGTAG
- a CDS encoding FtsB family cell division protein codes for MSFFQQLKSNSVFKILTNIFVIILVPFIVWMIFFDENSYLVHRKFDKEIDDLESTISFYEEKIAKDKETIKKLEDSLELERFAREKYLMKKENEDIYIIEFDTINK; via the coding sequence ATGAGTTTTTTTCAGCAATTAAAAAGTAATTCCGTCTTTAAAATTCTTACAAATATTTTTGTAATTATTTTAGTTCCTTTTATTGTATGGATGATCTTTTTTGATGAAAATTCTTATTTAGTACATCGTAAATTTGATAAAGAAATAGACGATTTAGAAAGCACAATTTCTTTTTATGAAGAAAAAATTGCAAAAGACAAAGAAACTATAAAAAAGCTAGAAGATTCTCTTGAATTAGAACGATTTGCAAGAGAAAAATATTTAATGAAAAAAGAAAACGAAGACATCTATATTATTGAATTTGATACAATAAACAAATAA
- the udk gene encoding uridine kinase, which produces MLIIGIAGGTGSGKTTVVNQIVKEIPSDEVCVISQDSYYKATDNLSYDERTKINFDHPRAIDFDLIIKHLKELRKGHTINQPVYSFIRHNRTKETVKTHPRKVIIIEGILIFNSEKLRDLFDIKIFVHAETDERLIRRVRRDISERGRDIEEVLDRYQNTLKPMHQQFIEPTKNFADIIIPNDRHNTVAIDIVRSVINERL; this is translated from the coding sequence ATGTTAATTATTGGAATTGCAGGTGGTACTGGAAGTGGAAAAACTACGGTTGTTAATCAAATTGTAAAAGAAATACCTTCGGATGAAGTTTGTGTAATTTCGCAAGATTCTTATTACAAAGCCACAGATAATTTATCTTATGACGAACGTACAAAAATCAATTTCGATCATCCAAGAGCAATTGATTTTGATTTAATCATAAAACACCTAAAAGAATTAAGAAAAGGGCATACAATTAACCAACCTGTATATTCTTTTATAAGACATAACAGAACCAAAGAAACCGTAAAAACACATCCTAGAAAAGTTATTATTATTGAAGGTATTTTAATTTTTAATAGCGAAAAATTACGCGATTTGTTTGATATTAAAATCTTTGTACACGCAGAAACAGACGAGCGTTTAATTCGTAGAGTTCGTAGAGACATTTCTGAAAGAGGCAGAGATATTGAAGAAGTTTTAGATCGTTACCAAAACACATTAAAGCCTATGCATCAGCAATTTATAGAACCAACTAAGAATTTTGCTGATATTATTATACCTAATGACAGACACAATACAGTAGCTATAGATATTGTAAGAAGTGTGATAAACGAGCGATTATAA
- a CDS encoding cupin domain-containing protein — protein sequence MTATEIIDFFDLKTHPEGGFYKETYRSKGIISSENLSDHFNGNRNYCTSIYFLLTSEKFSAFHKINQDEIWHFYSGTTLKLHQISPKGEYSFVLIGNDFINGEIPQYTVPAHYYFAAEIITKDSFAFVGCTVSPGFDFKDFVLPSAAELSKEFPKLTEIIAKLTHH from the coding sequence ATGACTGCAACAGAAATTATCGATTTTTTTGATTTAAAAACACATCCTGAAGGTGGATTTTATAAAGAAACTTACAGAAGTAAAGGAATCATTTCTTCAGAAAACTTAAGTGATCATTTTAACGGTAACAGAAACTATTGTACAAGTATTTATTTTTTGCTAACATCAGAAAAATTCTCTGCTTTTCATAAAATCAATCAAGATGAAATTTGGCATTTTTATTCAGGAACTACTTTAAAATTACATCAGATTTCTCCTAAAGGCGAATACTCATTTGTATTAATTGGCAATGATTTTATAAATGGCGAAATTCCACAATACACAGTACCAGCACATTATTATTTTGCTGCAGAAATTATAACAAAAGATTCATTTGCTTTTGTGGGGTGTACAGTTTCTCCTGGTTTCGATTTTAAGGATTTTGTTTTACCAAGTGCTGCTGAATTATCAAAAGAATTCCCAAAACTTACTGAAATTATAGCGAAATTAACACATCATTAA
- a CDS encoding SGNH/GDSL hydrolase family protein gives MSFKYYLGAVIAVPLSPILYFQGKKIRRNVPKLPEAKKPQGYIKTKSEKTLKILAIGESTIAGVGVDFHENGFIGALAKKISEETNHSILWRVYAKSGYTAKMVRKRIVPKIEETNADIIVIGLGGNDAFKLNTPETWMFQINLLIRTLKRKFPKTPIYFTNMPPIKEFPAFTNVIKFVIGNLVEILGKRLYRRVQKKSNVHYNNEIITLETWQKKYNLEGDVDIFFSDGVHPSKLTYQIWGKDMAQFIIDREKF, from the coding sequence GTGAGTTTTAAATATTACTTAGGGGCTGTAATTGCTGTTCCGCTTTCACCAATTTTATATTTTCAAGGAAAAAAAATCCGAAGAAATGTACCCAAACTTCCTGAAGCTAAAAAGCCACAAGGTTATATAAAAACCAAGTCAGAAAAAACCTTAAAAATTTTAGCAATTGGAGAGAGTACAATTGCTGGCGTAGGTGTAGATTTTCACGAAAATGGTTTTATAGGTGCATTAGCAAAAAAGATTTCTGAAGAAACAAACCATTCAATTCTTTGGCGAGTTTACGCAAAAAGTGGCTACACTGCTAAAATGGTACGTAAAAGAATTGTACCAAAAATTGAAGAAACGAACGCAGATATTATAGTAATTGGTTTAGGTGGTAATGATGCTTTTAAATTGAACACTCCAGAAACTTGGATGTTTCAAATTAATTTATTGATAAGAACTTTAAAGCGAAAATTCCCGAAAACACCAATTTATTTTACAAATATGCCTCCTATTAAAGAGTTTCCTGCTTTTACAAATGTCATAAAATTTGTGATAGGAAATTTGGTTGAAATTTTAGGAAAAAGATTGTACAGAAGAGTTCAAAAAAAGAGTAATGTACATTACAATAATGAAATTATTACTTTAGAAACTTGGCAAAAAAAATATAATTTAGAGGGTGATGTTGATATATTTTTTAGTGATGGCGTACATCCATCAAAATTAACATATCAAATTTGGGGTAAAGATATGGCACAATTTATCATTGATAGAGAAAAATTTTAA
- a CDS encoding PPK2 family polyphosphate kinase: MSLEKYKVTSTINLKDLPTKEVDEDAKKALKKIRKKISDVQNAMYAEGKYGLLICLQGMDTSGKDSLIREVFKDVNASGVVVHSFKVPTELELKHDFMWRHYIALPAKGKIGIFNRTHYENVLVTRVHPNYILGENIPSIKSVDDLDDAFYHNRMERINQFENHLATNGTIVLKFYLNLSKDEQKRRLLRRLNIQEKNWKFSDADLKERKLWDKYMFCYEDLLNRTSKENAPWFVIPADDKPTARLILANILLEELEKYNFTEPSLSPKLLAQIDDFKAQLNKE, translated from the coding sequence ATGAGTTTAGAGAAATACAAAGTTACATCTACCATAAATTTAAAGGATTTACCTACAAAAGAAGTAGATGAAGATGCTAAAAAAGCCCTTAAAAAGATTCGAAAAAAGATTAGTGATGTACAAAACGCAATGTATGCAGAGGGTAAATATGGTTTACTGATTTGCTTACAGGGTATGGATACTTCTGGTAAAGATAGTTTAATTAGAGAAGTTTTTAAAGATGTAAATGCAAGTGGAGTAGTAGTACACAGTTTTAAAGTACCTACAGAATTAGAGTTGAAGCACGATTTTATGTGGAGACATTATATTGCATTACCAGCAAAAGGTAAAATTGGCATTTTTAATAGAACGCATTATGAAAATGTGTTGGTTACAAGAGTACACCCAAATTATATTTTAGGCGAAAATATACCCTCAATAAAAAGTGTTGATGATTTAGACGATGCTTTTTATCATAATAGAATGGAAAGAATCAATCAATTTGAAAACCATTTGGCAACCAATGGAACAATTGTTTTAAAATTCTATCTAAATTTATCTAAAGACGAACAAAAAAGAAGATTGTTAAGAAGGTTAAACATTCAAGAAAAGAATTGGAAGTTTTCTGATGCAGATTTAAAAGAACGCAAATTGTGGGATAAATATATGTTTTGTTACGAAGACTTATTAAACAGAACATCAAAAGAAAATGCACCTTGGTTTGTAATTCCTGCTGATGATAAACCAACAGCCAGATTAATTTTGGCTAATATTTTATTAGAAGAACTAGAAAAGTATAATTTTACAGAACCATCATTATCGCCTAAATTATTAGCGCAAATAGATGATTTTAAAGCACAATTAAATAAAGAATAA
- a CDS encoding 3'-5' exonuclease produces MNLKLEKPIVFFDLETTGVNIGNDRIVEISILKVFPNGNKESKTWLVNPEIEIPKEASDIHGITNEKVVTEPTFKELAKKVNKMIMGCDLAGFNSNRFDIPLLAEELMRAGIDFDMNNRKAIDVQVIFHKKEQRTLSAGYQFYCGKELEGAHGAEADTNATFEILLAQLDKYDDIGNTVDALSEYSTHGKRADFAGFILMNDEDQEIFSFGKYKGRTVEEVLKENPGYHNWIQNADFPLYTKKVLKQIKERMSAPKKNTMTDEEKLVALQQKFNLR; encoded by the coding sequence TTGAACCTTAAACTAGAAAAACCAATCGTATTTTTCGATTTAGAAACCACAGGAGTAAATATTGGAAATGATAGAATTGTAGAAATTTCCATCTTAAAAGTATTCCCAAATGGAAATAAAGAAAGTAAAACTTGGTTGGTAAATCCAGAAATAGAAATTCCAAAAGAAGCCTCAGATATTCACGGAATTACAAACGAAAAAGTAGTTACAGAACCTACTTTTAAAGAGTTGGCTAAAAAAGTGAATAAAATGATTATGGGCTGCGATTTGGCTGGTTTTAATTCTAATCGCTTCGATATTCCTTTGTTAGCAGAAGAATTAATGCGTGCAGGAATCGATTTTGATATGAACAATAGAAAAGCCATTGATGTGCAAGTTATTTTTCATAAAAAAGAACAAAGAACCTTAAGTGCAGGTTATCAATTTTATTGCGGCAAAGAATTAGAAGGTGCTCATGGAGCAGAAGCAGATACTAATGCAACTTTCGAAATTCTATTGGCACAATTAGATAAATATGATGATATAGGAAATACAGTCGATGCTTTAAGCGAATATTCAACACACGGAAAAAGAGCTGATTTTGCCGGTTTTATTTTGATGAATGATGAAGATCAAGAGATTTTTTCTTTCGGAAAATATAAAGGTAGAACTGTAGAAGAGGTCTTAAAAGAAAACCCAGGTTACCATAACTGGATTCAGAACGCAGATTTTCCTTTATACACAAAAAAGGTTTTAAAACAGATTAAAGAAAGAATGTCTGCACCAAAGAAAAATACAATGACAGACGAAGAAAAATTAGTTGCTTTACAACAAAAGTTTAATTTGAGATAG
- a CDS encoding ABC transporter ATPase, which translates to MFTEYKNLPNNSRVWIYQSDREFTNKEVEFISTKTEEFINAWTRHGDDLKGSFTIKYNQFLVLAVDESFNNVSGCSIDSSVRFVQELEKELELDLMNKMNITFKDNEHINLVKLSDFQRFAAAKKITSETIVFNNMVDTKEDFENNWEVPAKQSWHKRFLV; encoded by the coding sequence ATGTTTACAGAATATAAAAATTTACCCAATAATTCTCGTGTTTGGATTTATCAATCAGACAGAGAGTTTACCAATAAAGAAGTTGAATTCATATCAACTAAAACAGAAGAATTTATTAATGCCTGGACCAGACATGGAGATGATTTAAAAGGATCTTTTACCATTAAATACAATCAGTTTTTGGTTTTAGCAGTAGATGAAAGTTTTAATAATGTTTCTGGTTGTTCTATAGATAGTTCTGTACGTTTTGTACAGGAATTAGAAAAAGAATTAGAGTTAGATTTAATGAATAAAATGAACATTACTTTTAAAGATAATGAGCATATTAATTTGGTGAAATTATCAGATTTTCAAAGATTTGCTGCAGCAAAAAAAATAACTTCAGAAACCATTGTTTTTAATAATATGGTAGATACCAAAGAAGATTTCGAAAATAATTGGGAAGTACCAGCTAAACAAAGTTGGCACAAACGCTTTTTGGTATAA
- a CDS encoding glycoside hydrolase family 3 N-terminal domain-containing protein, with amino-acid sequence MKNKLLLLCLVAIVNILQSQTIDPLRTKDFEAQDIWVDSIMSKMTIDEKIGQLFMVQAYSNLDQKHEDFITEMITKYHVGNLIFMQGTPEKQAVLNNKYQALSKLPLMIGFDGEWGLDMRLQNTYRFPWNMTLGAIKNDSLVKQFGEHLGEHCKRLGIHINFAPVVDVNVNPENPIIGNRSFGESKENVSNKAIAFTQGLQKFGVMANAKHFPGHGDTASDSHYKLPLLNFDKARLDSIELYPYRKTFDAGIGSVMTAHLSIPSLEANAKLPTSLSKNVITDLLQNELGFNGLIITDALNMKGAANYATSAEIDLAAIQAGNDMLLIPQDVPATTRLIKQSILLKTLTEERLDFSVRKILKAKYWMGLYNYKPVVLENLNEDLNRVKDELLHRELVENSITLVKNEKQTIPFANLDHQKIAYVKLGDDLGYHFVNMLKKYTKVDVITDSNLDGLLKKLKPYNQVIIGFHKSNDHPWKSYKFKQKELVWLQEIARQKNVILDVFTSPYSLLQLKSFTNIESLIVSYQNSKLAQEISAQIIFGAIKAKGKLPVSIGNEFKAGFGIDTYDLSRLQYTIPEAAQLSAKQLAKIDTISKTILKKKMAPGFQVLVARKGKVVYNKSFGYHTDEKKREVKNSDIYDLASLTKILASLPLIMQAEEDEKIPLSASIQDILPSFAKTNKASVTVKAILSHFGKLPAWIPFYLKTKDSITHENSTKFYRTTKTGRYNVKVAENLFITSSYKDSIYKYIKEVDQREKEGYKYSDLGYYLFKEALEKKYNKPLDELVNQKIYSPLGADRMTYLPLKKFHKSVIVPSEKDDYFRNQLLQGNVHDMGAAMLGGVAGHAGLFANANDVAKVMQMYLQKGFYGGRRYIKSETIDKFNHRYYQDKKVRRGLGFDKPQLNPDVKATCGCVSDESFGHSGFTGTFTWADPESEIVYVFLSNRVYPTMKNRGLVKENIRTEIQQIIQDAIID; translated from the coding sequence ATGAAAAATAAGCTATTACTTTTATGTTTGGTTGCTATTGTTAATATACTGCAATCTCAAACTATAGATCCTTTAAGAACAAAAGATTTTGAAGCTCAAGATATTTGGGTAGATAGTATTATGAGTAAAATGACCATTGATGAAAAAATTGGTCAATTATTTATGGTGCAAGCCTATTCTAATTTAGACCAAAAACACGAAGATTTTATTACAGAAATGATTACAAAATATCATGTTGGTAATTTAATTTTTATGCAAGGTACACCAGAAAAACAAGCGGTTTTAAATAATAAGTATCAAGCCTTATCTAAATTGCCTTTAATGATTGGTTTTGATGGTGAATGGGGTTTAGATATGCGTTTGCAAAACACGTATAGATTTCCTTGGAATATGACTTTGGGTGCCATAAAAAACGATTCGCTTGTAAAACAATTTGGCGAGCATTTGGGCGAGCACTGCAAACGATTAGGAATTCATATTAATTTTGCACCTGTAGTAGATGTAAACGTAAATCCTGAAAATCCGATTATTGGGAATCGTTCTTTTGGAGAGAGTAAAGAAAACGTTTCTAATAAAGCAATTGCTTTTACACAAGGATTGCAGAAATTCGGAGTAATGGCAAATGCAAAACATTTTCCTGGTCATGGAGATACTGCTTCAGATTCTCATTACAAATTACCACTATTAAATTTTGATAAAGCTCGTTTAGATTCCATAGAATTATATCCTTACAGAAAAACTTTTGATGCTGGTATTGGTAGTGTAATGACTGCGCATTTAAGCATACCAAGTTTAGAGGCGAATGCAAAATTACCAACTTCATTATCTAAAAATGTAATTACAGATTTGTTGCAGAACGAACTTGGTTTTAATGGTTTAATTATTACTGATGCTCTAAATATGAAAGGTGCTGCTAACTACGCAACATCTGCAGAAATAGATTTGGCAGCCATACAAGCAGGTAATGATATGTTGTTAATTCCGCAAGATGTGCCTGCCACAACTCGTTTAATAAAGCAATCTATTTTACTAAAAACTTTAACAGAAGAACGTTTAGATTTTTCGGTTCGTAAAATTTTAAAAGCCAAATATTGGATGGGTTTGTACAACTATAAACCTGTAGTTTTAGAAAATTTAAACGAAGATTTAAATAGAGTTAAGGATGAATTGTTGCACAGAGAATTGGTCGAAAATTCAATTACTCTGGTAAAAAATGAAAAGCAAACCATACCTTTTGCCAATTTAGATCATCAAAAAATAGCTTATGTAAAATTAGGAGATGATTTAGGATATCACTTTGTGAATATGCTAAAAAAATATACAAAAGTAGATGTAATTACAGATAGCAATTTAGACGGATTACTAAAAAAATTAAAGCCTTACAATCAAGTAATTATTGGTTTTCATAAATCTAACGATCATCCTTGGAAAAGCTATAAATTTAAGCAAAAAGAATTAGTTTGGTTGCAAGAAATTGCAAGACAAAAAAATGTGATTTTAGATGTTTTTACGAGTCCTTATAGCTTGTTGCAATTAAAAAGTTTTACAAATATAGAGTCTTTAATTGTGTCTTATCAAAATAGTAAATTGGCACAAGAAATTTCTGCCCAGATTATATTTGGTGCTATAAAAGCTAAAGGAAAGTTACCAGTATCTATTGGTAACGAATTTAAAGCAGGTTTCGGAATTGATACTTACGATTTATCAAGATTACAATACACAATACCAGAAGCAGCACAATTATCGGCTAAACAATTGGCCAAAATAGATACCATTTCTAAAACTATTTTAAAAAAGAAAATGGCACCTGGTTTTCAAGTTTTAGTAGCAAGAAAAGGTAAGGTTGTTTACAACAAAAGTTTTGGTTATCATACAGATGAAAAAAAACGAGAAGTCAAAAATTCTGATATTTACGACTTAGCTTCTCTTACAAAAATTCTCGCGTCATTACCTTTAATTATGCAAGCAGAAGAAGATGAGAAAATACCTTTATCTGCTAGTATTCAAGATATTTTACCAAGTTTTGCAAAAACCAATAAAGCATCTGTTACTGTAAAAGCAATTTTATCGCACTTTGGTAAATTACCAGCTTGGATTCCTTTTTATCTAAAAACAAAAGACAGCATAACGCATGAAAATTCAACAAAGTTTTACAGAACTACAAAAACAGGAAGGTATAATGTAAAAGTTGCCGAAAATCTATTCATAACAAGTTCTTACAAAGACAGTATTTACAAATACATAAAAGAAGTAGATCAAAGAGAAAAAGAAGGTTATAAATATAGCGATTTAGGGTATTATTTATTTAAAGAAGCTTTAGAAAAAAAGTACAATAAACCTTTAGACGAATTGGTGAATCAAAAAATTTATAGCCCTTTAGGTGCAGATAGAATGACGTATTTGCCGCTTAAAAAGTTTCATAAATCTGTAATTGTGCCATCAGAAAAAGATGATTATTTTAGAAATCAATTATTGCAAGGTAATGTGCATGATATGGGTGCTGCAATGTTGGGAGGAGTAGCAGGTCATGCAGGTTTATTTGCCAATGCAAACGATGTTGCCAAAGTTATGCAAATGTATTTGCAAAAAGGATTTTATGGAGGCAGACGCTATATAAAATCAGAAACTATAGATAAATTTAACCATCGTTATTACCAAGATAAAAAAGTACGTAGAGGTTTAGGTTTCGATAAACCACAATTAAATCCAGATGTAAAAGCTACTTGTGGTTGTGTCTCCGACGAAAGTTTTGGACATTCTGGTTTTACAGGCACATTTACTTGGGCAGACCCAGAGAGTGAAATTGTGTATGTTTTTCTGTCTAACCGAGTTTATCCAACAATGAAAAACAGAGGTTTGGTAAAAGAAAATATACGTACAGAAATTCAGCAGATTATTCAAGATGCTATTATAGATTAA